ATCCCAGCCCATCCGGGTAGGGTTTATTGGAGGCCTGAGCGGGGGCTTCATCCAACCCGAACCTCCTCGCATTGTGGAGGCTTACTTTGAGCGGATAAACGCTCAGGGGGGGATTCAGGGACGCAAGCTCGAGCTGTACGTGGAAGACGACAAGACCGACCCCGCCGCGGCCAGCCAGGCTGCCCGGCGGCTGGTGGATAGCCTGGGGGTGGTGGCTCACGTGGGCAGCGCCAGCGCGCTGGACTGCAGCGTGAACGGGGCCTTCTATGCGCAGCGGGGCCTGGTCTCCATCCAGGGTACCGGGGTAGACCCCCTCTGCTTCCGTAACCCCAACATCTCCGCGGTGAACACCGGACCGTTTGTGGCCACTACGCTGGTGCTACAGTACGCCGCGCAAACCCTGAAAAAAGAGAAGATCTGCGCCTTTTTTACCCAGCTTCCGGGCCTCGAGCCGGCTTACCGCGAGGCGGTGGCCGAGTTCGAGCAGATTACCGGGAAGAAAATCTTGCTGCAGGACTACAGCTACAAGCCCGGGGACGACCCCACCCCGCTGGTGCTGCGGGTACGGCAGGCTGGATGTGAGGCCACGCTCTTTGCGGGAAGTGACGCCTTCGCCATCTCTTGGATGAACGCGGCTCTGGCCCAGAACCTCCTGCGGGCTACCCAATGGCTCTTCCTGCCTTCTACCTATACCGAGGCTTTCGCTCGGGCTATGGGCTCGCGGGCCAACGGGGTGCAGGTAGCCTCCGAGCTCGAGCCCTACCTGGGTAACAGCCCTGCGCTGAACGACTGGCGCGAGCTCTCCCGCCAGAACAACATCCCCCTCACCTCCTTTAGTCTGGCCAGCTACTTGGCCGCGGAGATCTTCGTCAACACCCTGAAGACCATCCAGGGGGAGATCACCCGGGAGAGCGTCACCGCGGCCTTCAAGCGCATGCGCCCCTATCGCACTCCCCTGCTGGGCGACCCCTACACCTTTGGTGATGCCCCGGCCCACCGCTCCAACCAGAGCATCAAGATGCTCGAGCTGCGCGACGGGACTTACCGCCTCGCCTATCCGGGCTGGATCCGCCTGCAACGCTCCCGTTAGGCCATGCTGCAAGCTGCGTTAGCCGGTCTGCTTTCAGGAGGCGCCTACGCCTTGCTGGCGGTGTGTCTGGTGCTTCTTTACCGCATGACCGGCACCCTCAACTTCGCCCTGGGGGCTACGGGGGTCTTCGGCACCTTTGTGATGTTCAGTCTCCACGAGCAAGGTCGGCCTCTGGGGCTTGCGGTGGGGTTGGGGCTGTTGGTCTCGTTGGGAATAGGCGGCCTGCTGGGTTGGGCGATGGTCCGCTGGTTCGGCGAGGCCCCGCTCCAGGTGCGCTCGAGCGTGACCATCGCCTACTTGATCGCCCTCCTCACCTTGGGCTTTTGGATCTTCGGCACCAACCCTAAGCCAGTGCCCCACCTGGTGGGGTTTGGCGGGGTGGAAATCCTGGGGCTGAGGGTTCCCTTCGCCACGCTGGTCACCCTGGGGCTAGCGGGCCTTTTGGCTGTTGGGGTAGGGCTTTTCTTGCGGCGCACCAGGGTGGGCGTCTGGCTGCGGGCCTTGGCCGAGCGGCCCACCGCCGCCGAGCTTTTGGGGGTGCCGGTCGGGGCCCTCACGGTGGGGGTCTGGGCCTTTGCTGGCGGGGTCTCGGCCCTGGCCATCATGCTCATCGCCCCCAACCGCTCGCCGGAGTTCGGGGTGCTCTCGCTGCTGGTGCTGCCCGCTCTAGCCGGGGCGCTGGTGGGCCTTTTTAGGAGCTTCCCGCTGGCCTTGGCGGGAGGGCTGGGCATCGGCCTCATCGAGGGGGTGGCCTCGAGCCTACCTATCGCCCCTTATCGGCAGGCCCTTTGGTTTTTGGTGATGCTGGCGGCCTTGCTCTGGTCGCAGCGCAAGGAAGTGTGGGATGCGGCGCGTTAGCGGGTTGGGTTGGGTGGGGCTGTTGCTGCTGGTCGCCCTGCCGGGGCTAATTTCGGGCTACTGGCTCTTCCTGGCTACGGGGATACTCATCGCCAGCCTCCTCACCTGGAGCCTGGGGCTTCTGGGCGGGATGGCCGGCTTGGTCTCGCTCTGCCAGCTTTCGCTGGCTGGGGTGGGAGGTTGGGTGGTGGCCTACTTCAACGCCAACGAACTGCCAGTACCCTTTGTGCTCCAGGTGCTAATTGGGTCCCTGACGGCTTTGGGTATCGGGGTGCTTATCGGCCTACCCTCGCTGCGGGTGCGAGGGATTCACCTGGCGGTGGTCAGCTTGGGCTTTGCCGCGGTGGCCGACCTCTTCTTTACCCTGCTCAACTTTCCCGGGGGGGTGATCGGCAAGCCGGTGGTGCGTCCGGGATGGCTGACCTCTGACGCGGCCTACTACTGGTTCTGCCTAGGGGTCTTGCTCTGCTGCATGGGCCTGGGTCTTTGGCTTTACCAAAGCCGCTGGGGCAGCGCCTGGCTGGCGGTTAAGCACTCAGAGCGGGCTGCCGCGGCCATGGGGATCAATGTGAGCGGGGCCAAGCTCTGGGCCTTTGCCTTGAGCGCGGGGATGGCCGGGCTCGCGGGGGGGCTGCTGGCCGGGCTCTTGGGGCTGCTCTCGGCCAGCAACTTCGCCCCCACGGGCTCGCTGGTTCTGTTCGCCAGCGCGGTGATGGTGGGGGCGCAGTACCCTGCGGGGGCTTTCTTGGCCGGGGGGATGAGCTGGTTGGTGCCGGAGCTCCTGAGTCGGCTGGGCCTCTCGCAAAACCTGGGCAACTTGTTCTTTGCCTTCGGGGTCTTGATGGCCCTCAAGGCCGGGGGCGGTGTCTTCGAGGTGGCGGTGCGCAACCGGGGGCGGCGCACCGAGGCCAGGCCGCTTCCCACCCCTGGCTCGAGCCTCCCCCCCCGGCCTGGCCCCAGGCCCGTCCTGGAGGTGCGGGGCCTCTCGATGAGCTATGGCCCGGTACAGGCCCTCCAGCGGGTGAGCTTCGCCCTCAGAGAAGGGCAGGTGCTGGGCCTAATCGGTCCCAACGGGGCGGGCAAGTCGAGCCTGGTGGATGCGGTGAGCGGCTTCGTGCCCTATCAGGGAGGGGTGCGCTTCTTGGGGCAGGCCCTGGAGGGACTTTCGCCCAGCCAGCGGGCCCGGGCAGGGCTGCGGCGCAGCTTCCAGCAGGACCGCACCATCCCCGAGCTCGGGGTGCAGGCCTACCTCGAGCTCGCCGCTGGCCGACGCCTCACCCCTGCCGAACTCGCCGAGGCCCAGGCCTTCGCCGGGTTAGACGATCCGAAGGTGCCCCTTTACGCCTTGGATGTGGGCACCCGACGGAGGCTGGAGGTGGCCGGAATCCTGGCCGCAAGGCCCCGGGTGGTGCTTTTGGACGAGCCCGCAGCCGGCCTTTCGGTCCACGAGAGCCGCGCTTTGGCCGAGCGCATCGCCCAGATACCGGCGGTGTACGGGGCGGCGGTCTTGCTCATCGAGCACGACATGGAGGTGGTGCGGCGGGCCTGCGACGAGGTGGTGGTGCTGGACTTTGGGGTGGTGATTGAAGCAGGCCCCACCGCTATGGTGCTCTCCAGCCCCAAGGTGGTGGCGGCCTACCTGGGCGAGGAGGTGGCGGTGTGAGCTTGGAGGTGCGCGGGCTGCATGTGGCTCGAGGCCAGGCCCCGGTGGTGCGGGGGGTGAGCTTCAGCGCACCACCGGGGGAGGTGACGGCGCTTTTGGGCCCCAACGGGGCGGGCAAGACCACGCTGCTCGAGGCCCTTTCGGGCATCCTGCCGGCACAGAGGGGAGAGGTATGGCTTTTGGGGGTTCGGGTAGAGCGAGCCTCGAGGGTAGCCCGCTCCCGGGCCGGGTTGGCCCATGTGGAGCAAGGCCGCTCGGTCTTTCCCGGACTCACGGTGGAGGAGAACCTGTGGGTAGGAGCCAGAGCTGGCTTGGAGGAAGCTTTTCGCCTGTTCCCCGAGCTGGAGAAGCGCCGCCGGGTACTGGCGGGACGGCTTTCGGGGGGGGAGCAGCAGATGCTGGTGCTGGCCCGAGCCCTCTTGGGCCGGCCACGGGTGCTGCTCCTCGACGAGATGTCGCTGGGGCTGGCCCCGCTGGTGGTGCGGCGGCTAATCGGGGCTGTGGAGCAGCTGGCCCAGGCCGGGTTGGCGGTGCTCTTGGTAGAGCAGTTCGCCCCCCTGGCCTTGGGCATCGCCCAACGGGCCTTGGTGATGAGCCAGGGGCGGCTTGTCTACAGCGGTCCAGCCCAAGGCCTGCTGCGCGAGCCCGAGCTATTGCAAGAGGCCTACTTGGGCCGCTTGGAGGCAAAACCATGACCCGCGAGCGCTACGAAACGTACATCTGGCGTTTCAACGCTCAGGACCTAAGCGTTTTTGAGGAGTTTCTCTCCCCCAGGGTGCGGGTGCTCAACGGCACCTTAGAGCTGCTAGGCCGCGAGGCCGTGCAGGCCCACTACGCCCGGATTTGGCACACCTTTCGCGAGACCCTAGATATAGAGCGTTGGGTGGCTGACGGCGAGGGCCTGGCGGTGCAGATGCGGGCCCACTTCCAGACCTTGCGCGACGACCCTGCCTCACCTTTCGGCCCGGTGGCCGCTGGGGAGTGCTTCGACTTCGAAGGCATCGTGCTGTACCGGGTAGAAGAGGGCCGCTTTAGCGAGATCCGGGTGGCCTACAACCGCTTCACCCGTACCGACCGGGAAGGCCGCCAGCGGGAGCTGGGCATCCCCCACTAGGAGGTGTGGCGATGCGGCTACCCCCTTCCGCCGACCCCAAGGCCTGCTCCGCGCGCTTGGCGGGCAAGGTGGCCATTGTGACCGGTATCGGCAGCGGTATCGGCAAGTCCTGCGCACTGATGTTCGCCCGGCACGGGGCCCAGGTGGTGGGCTGCGACCTAGACCCCGCCACTGCCCAGGCCACCTGGGAGGAAGCTCAGGCCGAGGGGCTCGAGCTAAAAAGCCTCCACCCCTGCGACCTAACCCGGCCCGAGGAGGCCCGCCGGCTGGTGGAGTTCACTTTGGCCTGCTTTGGACGCCTCCACATCTTGGTCAACGCGGCGGCCTGGGCGGCCTTTAAGCCGGTGGAGGAGCTCAGCTACGAGGAGTGGCGGAGAACCCTGGCGAGCGAGCTCGACCTGGTCTTCCTGCTCTGCAAGGCTGCCTGGCCTTACCTGAAGCAAGAGGGCGGAGCCATTATCAACTTTGCTTCGGCTAACGCCTACCGGGTGCTGGAAAAAAGCCCTGCCTTGGCTCACTGCGCGGGCAAAGGTGGGGTGCTGGCTATGACCCGACAGCTGGCGCTGGAGGGCGCACCTTTTGGCATTCGAGCCAATACCATCTCCCCGGGACTGGTGATAACCGGGGCTACTCGGCCGGTTATTGCCGACCCTGAAATTCACGCCCTGTGGCTCAAGGAACACATGCTACCCCGCTTTGGAACCCCTGAGGACGTGGCCTGGGCGGCGGTGTTTCTGGCCTCAGACGAGGCGGGCTGGATTACCGCCGCCGACCTTGCCGTGGATGGAGGCACGAGAGCGCTATGAGCTTTAGTGGAGCTGTTTTTCGTAAAGGCGAACCCGGCTATGAGGAAGCCCGTGTGGGGCGCATCTTCAACGGGCGCAGACCCGAGCGCTACCCCGAGCTCATCGTCTTTGCCGAGGACGAGGAGGACGTGGTGCGGGCGGTGCGGTTGGCCCGGTCCCAGGGGCTGCGGCTAGCTATACGGGCCGGAGGACATAGCTGGGCGGCCTGGAGCCTGTGGGAGGGGGCTTTGCTCCTCGATCTCTCCCGTATGCAGGAGATGGCCTACGACGAGGCCACCGGGGTGGTACGGGTGGCCCCCGCAGTTAAGGGAGGGGCTACCCTGGCCCCCTACCTCGAGGCCCGTGGGCGGATGTTCCACGGCGGGCACTGCCCCACGGTGGGGTTGGGGGGCTTCCTGCTGCAGGGTGGCATGGGCTGGAACTGCCGCGGCTGGGGCTGGGCTGCGGAGGCGGTGATGGCGCTGGAGGTGGTCACTGCCGAGGGAGAGCGGGTCTGGGCCGATGCCGAGAGGAACCCCGACCTCTACTGGGCCGCCCGTGGGGCCGGGCCGGGTTTCCCGGGGGTGGTGACCCGGTTTTACCTACAGACCCGCCCCCTGCCTAAGGCCCTTACCCAAACCACCCACATTTACCCGTTGGATTACACCGCGGAGGTGCTAGCCTGGCTCCAAGAGATCCACGCCCAGGTAGACCCCCGGGTAGAGCTGGTGGCCCTGAGTCTAGTGCCGCCAGGCTTAGGCCATCGGGCCTTAGTAGTGCACGGCCTGGCCATGGTGGATAGCCCCGAGGAGGGCCGGGCAGCGCTGGCTTTGCTTGAGACCTGTCCCGTGCGGGAGAAAGCCCTGGTACGCCAGGTGGCCGAGCCCACTAGCTTCGAGGATGAGCGGCGCGAACAGCTCAGGCAGAACCCCGAGGGGGCCCGCTACGCGGTGGACAACGCCTGGGTCGCTGGCCCCCCGGAAGCGGTGGTACCTCGCCTGGTGGAGACCTTCACCACCCCCCCTACCCCCGAGACTTTCGCCTTGTGGTTCAGCATGGCCCCGTTGCGTCCCCTGCCTGACATGGCCCTTTCCTTGCAGAGCGAGATCTACTTCGCTCTCTACACCATCTGGCGTGACCCCACCGACGACGTGCGCTGCCGGGAGTGGCTAGCCCAGCAGATGGGCCGCCTCGAGCCCGTCACCCTGGGGCAGTACCTAGGCGACTCCGACTTCACCACCCGTGCGCTGCGCTTCATGCAGGAGGCGCACTGGGCGCGCTTACAGGCCATCCGAGCCCAGCGCGACCCCGCAGGGCTGTTTGTCTCTTACCTGATCCAAGACGAGCGTACCTTGAATAAAAACCCCTGGGAGTGCCATGTTTGAGCTATACCCCCACCACCTGGGCCTGAGCGTGCCCAACCTGGAGGAAAGCCTCGCCTGGTACGAACGGGTGCTGGGTTTTGTCCGGGAGAAGACCCTCTACCTGGAGGCCATCCCGGCCCGGGTGGCCTTTTTGCGGCGGGGGGAGTTCCGCTTGGAGCTTTTCGAGGTTCCCGGCGCGAACCCCCTGCCCGAGGAGCGTAAGACCCCTCACGCTGACCTCAAAACTCATGGCACCAAGCACCTGGCCTTCGCGGTGGAGGACGTGGAAGCGGCAGTGGAGGAACTCAGGAGGAGAGGGGTGGAGGTGGTCATGCAGGCCCGCATCGAGGGGGGGTCCATGGCCTTTATCCGTGACAACGCAGGAAACCTGTTCGAGCTGGTACAGGCTT
The Meiothermus sp. Pnk-1 genome window above contains:
- a CDS encoding nuclear transport factor 2 family protein yields the protein MTRERYETYIWRFNAQDLSVFEEFLSPRVRVLNGTLELLGREAVQAHYARIWHTFRETLDIERWVADGEGLAVQMRAHFQTLRDDPASPFGPVAAGECFDFEGIVLYRVEEGRFSEIRVAYNRFTRTDREGRQRELGIPH
- a CDS encoding FAD-binding oxidoreductase, producing the protein MSFSGAVFRKGEPGYEEARVGRIFNGRRPERYPELIVFAEDEEDVVRAVRLARSQGLRLAIRAGGHSWAAWSLWEGALLLDLSRMQEMAYDEATGVVRVAPAVKGGATLAPYLEARGRMFHGGHCPTVGLGGFLLQGGMGWNCRGWGWAAEAVMALEVVTAEGERVWADAERNPDLYWAARGAGPGFPGVVTRFYLQTRPLPKALTQTTHIYPLDYTAEVLAWLQEIHAQVDPRVELVALSLVPPGLGHRALVVHGLAMVDSPEEGRAALALLETCPVREKALVRQVAEPTSFEDERREQLRQNPEGARYAVDNAWVAGPPEAVVPRLVETFTTPPTPETFALWFSMAPLRPLPDMALSLQSEIYFALYTIWRDPTDDVRCREWLAQQMGRLEPVTLGQYLGDSDFTTRALRFMQEAHWARLQAIRAQRDPAGLFVSYLIQDERTLNKNPWECHV
- a CDS encoding VOC family protein; the encoded protein is MFELYPHHLGLSVPNLEESLAWYERVLGFVREKTLYLEAIPARVAFLRRGEFRLELFEVPGANPLPEERKTPHADLKTHGTKHLAFAVEDVEAAVEELRRRGVEVVMQARIEGGSMAFIRDNAGNLFELVQASSF
- a CDS encoding branched-chain amino acid ABC transporter permease, yielding MLQAALAGLLSGGAYALLAVCLVLLYRMTGTLNFALGATGVFGTFVMFSLHEQGRPLGLAVGLGLLVSLGIGGLLGWAMVRWFGEAPLQVRSSVTIAYLIALLTLGFWIFGTNPKPVPHLVGFGGVEILGLRVPFATLVTLGLAGLLAVGVGLFLRRTRVGVWLRALAERPTAAELLGVPVGALTVGVWAFAGGVSALAIMLIAPNRSPEFGVLSLLVLPALAGALVGLFRSFPLALAGGLGIGLIEGVASSLPIAPYRQALWFLVMLAALLWSQRKEVWDAAR
- a CDS encoding ABC transporter ATP-binding protein; this translates as MSLEVRGLHVARGQAPVVRGVSFSAPPGEVTALLGPNGAGKTTLLEALSGILPAQRGEVWLLGVRVERASRVARSRAGLAHVEQGRSVFPGLTVEENLWVGARAGLEEAFRLFPELEKRRRVLAGRLSGGEQQMLVLARALLGRPRVLLLDEMSLGLAPLVVRRLIGAVEQLAQAGLAVLLVEQFAPLALGIAQRALVMSQGRLVYSGPAQGLLREPELLQEAYLGRLEAKP
- a CDS encoding ATP-binding cassette domain-containing protein: MRRVSGLGWVGLLLLVALPGLISGYWLFLATGILIASLLTWSLGLLGGMAGLVSLCQLSLAGVGGWVVAYFNANELPVPFVLQVLIGSLTALGIGVLIGLPSLRVRGIHLAVVSLGFAAVADLFFTLLNFPGGVIGKPVVRPGWLTSDAAYYWFCLGVLLCCMGLGLWLYQSRWGSAWLAVKHSERAAAAMGINVSGAKLWAFALSAGMAGLAGGLLAGLLGLLSASNFAPTGSLVLFASAVMVGAQYPAGAFLAGGMSWLVPELLSRLGLSQNLGNLFFAFGVLMALKAGGGVFEVAVRNRGRRTEARPLPTPGSSLPPRPGPRPVLEVRGLSMSYGPVQALQRVSFALREGQVLGLIGPNGAGKSSLVDAVSGFVPYQGGVRFLGQALEGLSPSQRARAGLRRSFQQDRTIPELGVQAYLELAAGRRLTPAELAEAQAFAGLDDPKVPLYALDVGTRRRLEVAGILAARPRVVLLDEPAAGLSVHESRALAERIAQIPAVYGAAVLLIEHDMEVVRRACDEVVVLDFGVVIEAGPTAMVLSSPKVVAAYLGEEVAV
- a CDS encoding SDR family NAD(P)-dependent oxidoreductase, producing the protein MRLPPSADPKACSARLAGKVAIVTGIGSGIGKSCALMFARHGAQVVGCDLDPATAQATWEEAQAEGLELKSLHPCDLTRPEEARRLVEFTLACFGRLHILVNAAAWAAFKPVEELSYEEWRRTLASELDLVFLLCKAAWPYLKQEGGAIINFASANAYRVLEKSPALAHCAGKGGVLAMTRQLALEGAPFGIRANTISPGLVITGATRPVIADPEIHALWLKEHMLPRFGTPEDVAWAAVFLASDEAGWITAADLAVDGGTRAL
- a CDS encoding ABC transporter substrate-binding protein — its product is MNRFWQAVLVLGLSLGGLGQAQSQPIRVGFIGGLSGGFIQPEPPRIVEAYFERINAQGGIQGRKLELYVEDDKTDPAAASQAARRLVDSLGVVAHVGSASALDCSVNGAFYAQRGLVSIQGTGVDPLCFRNPNISAVNTGPFVATTLVLQYAAQTLKKEKICAFFTQLPGLEPAYREAVAEFEQITGKKILLQDYSYKPGDDPTPLVLRVRQAGCEATLFAGSDAFAISWMNAALAQNLLRATQWLFLPSTYTEAFARAMGSRANGVQVASELEPYLGNSPALNDWRELSRQNNIPLTSFSLASYLAAEIFVNTLKTIQGEITRESVTAAFKRMRPYRTPLLGDPYTFGDAPAHRSNQSIKMLELRDGTYRLAYPGWIRLQRSR